The Dethiosulfovibrio peptidovorans genome has a window encoding:
- a CDS encoding glutathione ABC transporter substrate-binding protein: MNTMNVRKLRFVAVLCALALVAVPAFAREKADPDTLVVANIYDAKTLDPHATNDVASSGAMLHIYNCLVKLNDKNEVVGDLAEKVEKVDDTTYRFTLKKGVKFHNGEELKASDVVFTLKRAVAPESGAIKHIVGAIDPDSIVALDDYTVELKTKFPFSAFLPSMTHMGGGAILNEKAVTEAGDNYGMNPVGTGPFKLAKWNRGDRIVMERFDGYFGPKPAFKNLIIRAIPEGTNRTIELESGNVDIAYGITTNDISRVKSNKALKLIRTLDNSTNYLGFNCEKKPFDDVRVRQAITMALPVPQMIKAVKRGVGAPAVGPIAPNVKYANKALKPIPYDVKKAKKLLAEAGYPDGFKTSIWTNDKKVRIDLATIAQNQLKKIGIDVEIKVLEWGAYLEGLTQKKQDMFIVGWTCQTPDPDMAVYAPFHSSMKGNNNFTFFGDDEVDKLLDRGRVMQDGDERRDVYYRIQDILRERGPWVFLLNDEVVVGTQAYVKGFVPSPFGFHPLYNITFDGQ; the protein is encoded by the coding sequence ATGAATACGATGAACGTTCGAAAGCTCAGGTTTGTAGCGGTCCTGTGTGCTTTGGCCCTTGTGGCGGTTCCCGCATTTGCAAGAGAGAAGGCCGATCCTGATACTCTTGTCGTGGCGAACATCTACGACGCAAAAACCCTGGATCCTCACGCAACGAACGATGTCGCTTCGTCGGGTGCAATGTTGCACATCTATAACTGCCTGGTCAAGCTGAACGATAAAAATGAGGTCGTCGGTGATTTGGCTGAAAAAGTGGAGAAGGTAGATGACACTACCTATCGCTTCACCCTCAAGAAGGGCGTCAAATTCCACAACGGTGAGGAGCTTAAAGCTTCTGACGTTGTCTTCACCCTCAAGAGAGCAGTGGCTCCTGAAAGCGGTGCAATCAAGCACATCGTCGGAGCTATTGATCCTGACAGCATCGTTGCTCTTGACGACTACACCGTCGAGCTCAAGACGAAGTTCCCCTTCTCGGCTTTCCTACCCTCCATGACCCACATGGGTGGCGGTGCCATCCTCAACGAAAAAGCCGTTACCGAAGCCGGGGACAACTACGGTATGAATCCCGTGGGAACCGGTCCCTTCAAGCTTGCCAAGTGGAACCGTGGTGACAGGATCGTCATGGAGCGCTTCGACGGCTACTTTGGCCCAAAGCCCGCCTTCAAAAACCTGATTATCCGGGCCATCCCCGAGGGCACCAACCGCACCATCGAGCTTGAGAGCGGCAACGTCGATATCGCTTACGGCATCACCACGAACGACATCAGCCGTGTGAAGTCGAACAAAGCCCTCAAGCTCATCAGGACGCTCGACAACTCGACCAACTACCTGGGCTTCAACTGTGAAAAAAAACCATTTGACGACGTTCGCGTCCGTCAGGCCATCACCATGGCCCTGCCGGTGCCTCAGATGATCAAAGCTGTTAAACGCGGTGTTGGAGCGCCTGCCGTTGGCCCCATCGCACCCAACGTCAAATACGCCAACAAAGCCCTCAAGCCCATCCCGTACGATGTGAAAAAAGCCAAAAAGCTTTTGGCCGAGGCTGGCTATCCTGACGGATTCAAGACCTCCATCTGGACCAACGACAAAAAGGTTCGTATTGACCTTGCCACCATCGCTCAGAACCAGCTGAAGAAGATCGGTATAGATGTCGAGATCAAGGTTCTGGAGTGGGGCGCCTATCTTGAAGGCCTGACCCAGAAAAAACAGGATATGTTCATCGTCGGCTGGACCTGCCAGACCCCCGACCCCGACATGGCTGTCTACGCTCCCTTCCATTCGTCCATGAAGGGCAACAACAACTTCACCTTCTTCGGCGATGACGAGGTCGACAAGCTCCTGGACAGGGGCCGGGTCATGCAGGACGGCGACGAGCGTCGGGATGTATACTATCGGATACAGGACATCCTCAGGGAAAGGGGACCCTGGGTCTTCCTGTTGAACGATGAGGTCGTTGTGGGTACTCAGGCCTACGTCAAAGGTTTTGTCCCCAGTCCTTTCGGTTTTCACCCCCTGTATAACATCACCTTCGATGGACAGTAA